In Deltaproteobacteria bacterium, a single genomic region encodes these proteins:
- a CDS encoding rhomboid family intramembrane serine protease has translation MSGSRYLEVVQTLIDPPIEARLLWIRAQAATLAMSDGSLCAVFDAEAIGDDELAAAMTRFVRGNDHLGVKVVLVGAAPRHRTLLSSLQPRVMMGRIVQVFALEQDGQTWVGARSRLDSPTGRTLVEVARRPPIAIDLATVAERQRPPDAEQVAHAREVLSFVHKTRAGRPWAVWSLLAGIAGVFALEWLWGGTELTPTLVRMGANLSARWTAEPWRLLSSAWLHAGPVHVLVNGIALLLLGGLIERLLGWPRLVLLYVAAALGGSLASAIGAQAQLSVGASGAIWGILGASAALAWRPAGLVPDAVLPQLRRNAFMNIAINLLLSMKPEIDLLAHVGGGIVGGALVWSGLLTRGVGDGQRSGGRRLAAAAAAAVALLLASLPIAWSRERPWALDDLEPRQLIALSERDGTIEVPPTLAGLRAQDGTTLRSYELGDLRVDAFELHVVIGDAPPRAPDADVDPRTIASDALGVPEQHLQLLDGPDAPRWPTFVTHDHEGQLDVLAACQVREDGFVRLEAAHWSALPGFGPALERALRSYDRP, from the coding sequence GTGTCTGGGAGTCGCTACCTCGAGGTCGTGCAGACGCTCATCGATCCTCCGATCGAGGCGCGTCTGCTGTGGATTCGGGCGCAGGCGGCCACGTTGGCGATGTCCGACGGCAGCCTCTGCGCGGTCTTCGATGCCGAGGCGATCGGCGACGACGAGCTCGCCGCAGCGATGACGCGATTCGTCCGCGGCAACGACCACCTCGGCGTGAAGGTGGTGCTGGTCGGCGCCGCGCCGCGACACCGCACGCTGCTGTCGAGCCTGCAGCCGCGCGTGATGATGGGCCGCATCGTGCAGGTGTTCGCGCTCGAGCAGGACGGACAGACCTGGGTCGGCGCGCGCTCGCGGCTCGACTCCCCGACCGGGCGGACGCTGGTCGAGGTCGCACGCCGGCCGCCGATTGCGATCGATCTCGCCACGGTCGCCGAGCGCCAGCGTCCCCCCGATGCCGAGCAAGTCGCGCACGCGCGCGAGGTGTTGTCGTTCGTGCACAAAACCCGCGCCGGACGCCCGTGGGCGGTGTGGAGCTTGCTCGCGGGCATCGCCGGCGTGTTCGCGCTCGAGTGGCTGTGGGGTGGCACCGAACTGACGCCGACGCTCGTGCGCATGGGCGCCAACCTGTCGGCGCGATGGACCGCCGAGCCGTGGCGCTTGCTGTCCTCGGCGTGGTTGCACGCGGGGCCGGTGCACGTGCTCGTCAACGGCATCGCGTTGCTGCTGCTGGGTGGCCTCATCGAGCGCTTGCTCGGCTGGCCGCGGCTGGTGCTGCTCTACGTCGCGGCCGCGCTCGGCGGCAGCCTCGCGAGCGCGATCGGTGCGCAGGCACAGCTCAGCGTCGGTGCCTCGGGCGCCATCTGGGGCATCCTCGGCGCCTCCGCGGCGCTGGCGTGGCGTCCTGCCGGGCTCGTGCCCGACGCGGTGCTACCCCAGCTGCGCCGCAACGCCTTCATGAACATCGCGATCAACCTGCTGCTGTCGATGAAGCCCGAGATCGATCTGCTCGCGCACGTCGGTGGTGGCATCGTCGGTGGCGCGCTGGTGTGGAGCGGGCTGCTGACCCGCGGCGTCGGTGATGGACAGCGAAGTGGCGGCCGTCGGCTCGCGGCCGCAGCGGCAGCGGCCGTGGCGCTGTTGCTCGCGTCGTTGCCGATCGCGTGGTCGCGCGAGCGCCCCTGGGCACTCGATGACCTCGAGCCTCGGCAGCTGATCGCGCTGTCGGAGCGCGACGGGACCATCGAGGTCCCGCCGACCCTCGCGGGCCTGCGCGCGCAGGACGGCACGACCCTGCGCAGCTACGAGCTCGGCGATCTGCGGGTCGACGCGTTCGAGCTGCACGTGGTGATCGGCGATGCACCTCCGCGTGCGCCCGACGCGGATGTCGATCCGCGGACCATCGCCAGCGATGCGCTGGGGGTGCCGGAGCAGCACCTGCAGCTGCTCGACGGCCCCGATGCGCCGCGCTGGCCGACCTTCGTGACGCATGACCACGAGGGCCAGCTCGACGTGCTCGCGGCCTGCCAGGTGCGCGAGGATGGTTTCGTACGGCTCGAGGCCGCGCACTGGTCGGCGCTGCCGGGCTTCGGGCCCGCGCTCGAGCGGGCGCTGCGGTCCTACGATCGGCCGTGA
- a CDS encoding sigma-70 family RNA polymerase sigma factor, whose product MTALLEAFVAALPDTAVLDAAERLQLASMLPTIVAHARARWPELVLSDAAFVAHLAARMADEPSVVEQVGHVVAADLWLACACDRGDSRAIAAFEAAYAAELRAALRRLRDHALLPDDFMQALRHRLFVGDGETGPAIARYSGHGNLGAWVRVTAMRMALNATRNKPRPDRPAADADIFELEPSPDDPELDHLKHTYRDAFRQAFLETVAQLEAADRTLLRQSVVHGLTVRELARMHGVHHATIARRIAAARDELVAGTRRVLGERLAVSPRELDSIMMLIRSRLDVSLARALAPDE is encoded by the coding sequence ATGACCGCGCTGCTCGAGGCCTTCGTGGCGGCGCTGCCCGACACGGCCGTGCTGGACGCGGCCGAGCGGCTCCAGCTCGCGAGCATGCTGCCGACCATCGTCGCGCATGCCCGCGCGCGCTGGCCCGAGCTGGTCCTCTCCGATGCGGCATTCGTGGCGCATCTCGCCGCGCGCATGGCCGACGAACCCTCGGTCGTCGAGCAGGTCGGCCACGTCGTGGCCGCGGACCTGTGGCTGGCCTGCGCGTGCGACCGTGGCGACAGCCGGGCAATTGCGGCGTTCGAGGCGGCCTATGCGGCCGAGCTCCGCGCAGCGCTGCGTCGGTTGCGGGACCACGCGTTGCTCCCCGACGACTTCATGCAGGCGCTGCGTCATCGCTTGTTCGTGGGCGACGGCGAGACCGGACCGGCGATCGCTCGCTACTCCGGCCACGGCAACCTCGGCGCGTGGGTTCGCGTGACCGCGATGCGCATGGCGCTGAACGCCACCCGCAACAAGCCGCGTCCGGATCGCCCGGCCGCCGACGCCGACATCTTCGAGCTCGAGCCGAGCCCCGACGATCCCGAGCTCGATCACCTCAAGCACACCTACCGCGACGCATTTCGGCAGGCATTCCTCGAGACCGTCGCGCAACTCGAGGCCGCCGACCGCACGCTGCTGCGACAATCGGTGGTCCACGGCCTGACGGTGCGCGAGCTGGCGCGGATGCATGGTGTCCATCACGCGACCATCGCCCGTCGGATCGCTGCGGCACGCGATGAACTGGTGGCGGGCACGCGGCGCGTGCTCGGCGAGCGCCTCGCCGTCAGCCCCCGCGAGCTCGACAGCATCATGATGCTCATTCGCAGCCGGCTCGACGTGAGCCTCGCGCGGGCGTTGGCGCCGGACGAATGA